ATGTTCTCTTCAGTTTGTATCGGACCTGCAGGTCTCCGTCTGGCTGGAGCATCCCAAACCCATAACGACTGGGATTAACGGGGGGCAGTTTAGCCTCAGGGTCACACAGCTCCAGATCAAGATGGGTCAAGGCCAAGAAGacaaatctaaagaaaaaagaggtAAAAACTGTTTACATCTTTTCAGACATTTCAGTACAGCTGAGGCTGTTTTAACATTTGTACAGGACGTCTGACATTGGCTGTTACGAGTGACTTCTCTCTAATATCCTTCACCTCTGTCATACAGGTCAGTACAGAGAATAAGCAATGGCTGTATAACAGCTTCTTACTTTATGATTGAGAACATAAAAGCAGGACTGAAATGATAAAAAGGGGGGATGTTATGTGAAGATGGCCAGAACGAGTAATCAGGTTGAAATTGCATGGAACTCTTTGATGATGAAAGTATTATTTAGATAAATAATGGAAATATGTTACAAATGATTTTAACACTCACCGTTTAATAGTTGAAACAGCAAACTCTTTCCCAACGCAGCTGTTTTTCCCTGCACCCCAAGGCAAGCTGTAATACTTCAGCTTTTTTCCATCCTTGTAGAATTCATTCTTCACTGTCATATCTTCATTTAGGAAGCGGTCGTACTTAAAAGTCTGTCAAGAGCAAAACATGTGGGCTTCGTTAGCTGTGTGTGTTACGATATCATGAAAACAAGCTTGACTTTTTGGCTATAAAATAGCATTTCACCTCTAACGAGTTAAGACAAATAATAAGAATGAACATTAATAAATAACCAAGCCCTAGTCCTTGACAAATAATTTGTAGGCATTTACCAGCTTATGCCAGAGGAAGTATTATGCCTGTGTTTTAAATCACAGTGTTTAATCATGCCACCTCGAGGCCAGCTTATTTGCCGCAATATAATCACTATAAAGGGGCCCACGTTGGTGCTGTTAATGCATAGATCCTATTCTAGATTAATGCACTTCAAGTACCTGTGGCTCTTGGTGTATCTGTGGGTCCATTTGAGGGCTGAGGAAAGGGAACAGACACACTCTGTCCCCTTGTCTGAGGTGGTACCTCTGTCCATTGGCCATGTCCAGGATCTTGTCCTGCACCACCTCTCTTCTGATCATTACTGCAGCAGTGAGCCGTAGGGTTTCACTCAAAACGCTATCTGCAGAATTGAAAGGACAGCAGAGTGGATGATGTCAGAGGGGTGTCAGTGTGAGTTAAGTCAGCGGTGCCCTCAGGCGTAATTTGGCGATGAACAAACATTGCACAGATACGATTATATGAAAAAGGCAATCAACATTTAATTGGTTCAAAGTTCAAACTGCCATGGCTGCTGTCACTGTTTCAATACACTGCAGTTATTTCTAACAGCTCAAAATGAGCTTTTGTTTCCATCCCACTGGAGCAATTAAACCCCAAGGCAGAAGGGCTCAAGTGAATAACAGAAAAGGCTGCTAGCAGCTGTTACGTACCAAATACAGGTGTGCTGTGCGCTTCCAGCAGGTTGTTCAGGGGCTGCTGAAAGGAAGTATCCCGCCGAGTGGAAAGGCCTCTGATCTCTGACTTAACAGCCTCCATGGCCTCTGGGTGAGTGAGCAGGAAGCCAAGGAGCCAAAAGGCAGCAGGTCCAgcattacactgaaacaaacattgcACGCACACAAACCTTTACATGAGtttcagatgaaaaaaaaacaacagaattcaTTTTGTACGTATAAAGCTAATATATACCTAAAATAGAGATACTTTTGATGATGGCTATTATTTGCTTTCCTCTAATTTCTCTGTACTGCTACTGTGTGAATATGACTGATGTGAGGAGAAGCCAATATGTCACCCCATGCTTTGTAGGCACCTCTGTCAACCACTGTGGGAGACACCTGAGCCTGTCAGACAGTAATTGCTGTGGGTTAGGGGAGCTGTTCTTACTTCTCCTCATCTCAGGTCAACTCTCCATTGACAGGCAGGGCAAATGAGTGAAAGTGACTAGAAGTACATCACACTGTCTTTCTGCCCTCTTAGATCTTCAGATCACCTTATATAATGCCTCAGGTTATAATATGAGTCTGTCCCAACAGCTGCAGATTCTTAAAGGAAAAATACCTGTCATTTTGGGAATTATAATTGatgagagagaaggaaaaaaacatttccatTTGCACACAAAGCAGGTTTtacagtacagtttttaaatggaAATTAGCATTAACGGTGATATTAGGTCATTTTTGTTATATAGCTATTCCCATTAATCTATCCATCAATCTTTTCAACCACTTATCCCACTTATAGGGTTGCAAGGGAGTTCAAGTCGACCCCAGCTAACATAGTGGAAAAGGCAGAAAACGAATATACAAAATCAACATGATTTGGACTAAAGGAGGAAACTGAAATCAAGAGAAAACTAATGCAGacaaacttcacacagaaaggcccaaCCACTCAGGAAATTCCAACTAGGAGCCTTCGAACTGTGAGGTAATAGTGCTCACCAGCATGACTCCCATGCCACTCACTTCCCAACTATTCACGGTCCAAAATGCTTTGCTGGCCAGTTATTGGCTTTGACTATATGACTAAATGTGAAAGTGGTGCTGAATAACCTACAGCATTAAAACCACATTTGCTATAATGTTTAGGCCCAACTTGTGCAGCAAAAATAGATCTGACCCATGCCAGGTTATAAACACCGGACCTTGAGGTGTATTGGTGGGGAGGTGGGGTAGCCATTAATCAGGTTTGTTCACTGCAGCCTGTAAATGCGTGATCTCGTTAGGAACTGGCAAATTTCGTTCAGCTTCTTGGATTCTTTGTCATGTTCCTTCACCTATTCATGCCCATTTTTTCACTACTGCTGCATTCAGTGTCCTGGTAGAAGAAGGTATTACTGACTGGGAGTGTTGATAGGGTGTGCTTGTTCAGCatcagtgtttgtgtgcactGTATGTGATAAAGACATGATCCAAAGTATCCCAGCAGAACATTTCGACGTGATGAGAAGCCGGATGTTATTCCCTTCAATTGTCAATGGTCTTAATGTTGCGGCTGATCGGTGTATGTTTCAGTCAATAACATTGATTCCTTGCAAATGGAAAAAGAACAGCATCCTCCAGCTTGTGCAAGACTCATGACGATGCAGGCGGCTTCGGTGAAATCCTAGCATTTACACTTTCCACTGAAAAAACCATCAATCTGCCTGTAACACATGTATAAGCTTCACTCTGGCACCTCTCACCAGTCTCACATTTAATCCTTCTATTCTCTGCAGTGGTGCTCCAGTTTCCATTCAAGACAGAGACTGTGTGCTCCAATATCCCAGCAGACATGATAATGCAGAAATATACGTGGGGACTGGCGGGCTTTCCCAAACATGCACAGCAGGTGTGAGAGCCTGCAGTGTGGGGTCGGGATAGGTTCATCATTGTTAGGATTCCATACATCAGTGTTTAAGGGTGAACAAAGCTTTCTCCAGGGAGAATAACAGGATAACGATGAGGTAAAACTATTACAGCTAAAATGTAGCATAGAGCaacagcagaaacaaagacCAAATACAGCTCACTATCTCCCCCACCTGGCAGCAGTGAGTAGTGACCTCATTGCTCCACCACTGGGACCTGTCTGAACTAGTGAAACACCTTAAATCCCACAGTCACACCTGTGTAAATATTGCTAACAATGGAAACAGTTTATATTAAAGcccaataaaacaaaattaataatATTTAAGCAAGGTTTCATGGAAGATACTGGTGTTACTGGATAGTGTAAAAGAGAGTTCTGCACTAGAGGAAGTATCCATGGGAGTATCAATGTgagtctttttaaaatgatttgcaTCCATGCGCACTGGTTAAACAACATTATCAGGCGAATTTGACTCCagccaaaaagaagaaaagaaaaaagaaacaaaaacaaaagactgaCAGCACACATGCCTGGTATGATGCCTGAAACTGTcagaaaaagaggaagcaaCTTCAGCTGACTAACGCTGTTCTCATTCTCAGTGTTTGCACATGTAATTCTTCACATTCAAGGAATATAGAGTGACGCGGAAAACTGATTCATGGCAACTCCAGTTCAAGTTACATGTTGAAGCAGGTAGCTCTGAGTGACTTGGCCACAGGGAATCTAGCATCTATGATTTCATGTTGGCAAGCTGAACACTGTTGTTTGAAATGGTATTCAAGCAATGGGTGCGGAGGAGTTTTTATGCACTGATGCCACTGTAAGGAATTTGTGGATGTTTATGGTTTGTGTGAGAACGGGAAACAATACAGACAATTAAACAGCTCTCACCTGTGTGGTCCACAACTGTAACAGCAGGGCTTTTTTCTGCATATCTGCATCTATTCCCGCCTGTTGTAGGAAGTCACAGTAACTTTTTTGCCAGGTGCTTGACTCTGACCCTCCCCTCAGCCCGTGCGGGGAAAGCAGTTCCCACAGTCGCTCCTGGGAGTAGCTGACTGCTCTGCGTTCTTCTGTAATCAAACCATCAAACATTTGCATTATGGTGCTGCGCAGATGCAAGTTTAGTTTATACGTTCATcgaacatttgttttatttttgttaagcTGCAGTGCAACTTACCACGCCTGAGTGAGCCACGAGCCAGTTTGGTGAGAAGACTGTCAAATTTGCGGAACTCTTCATAAGCAGCAGCCGCATTGTCTGTCCTCTGAAAGAACGTAAGATATCCAGCCCtgataacaacaacaagaacGGTAAAAACTCTTCTTGTTTGTCACAGGTAAAAGCATAAGAATACCACCATGTTTATCATGTTCTTTTTTAAGGATTAGATGCAGTATTTTTGCTAGGTTAAAATATTATGCCTTACCTAAAAAGAAGACTATAGCAGAGGTCAAAAAGTCCTTCTTGTTTCCACTCTGACCCATTGTGGCAATGCAGGAGCAGGGTGTGAAGGTGAGTGTTCATGGAGCTGCTGAGCTTGGAAAGACTGGAACCTTCAAAATGCCTAAGAAATGCAAATTAAAGATAGTATTAAGATTTGCAACACTGGTTTCAGTCATATAATTTTGTTACTTATAAAGTCGATAAAGACATATTTATTACTGTTCCATCCATCTCCTCTCCGACGTAGGCTCGATGTTTGTCAGCTGCAGACTGAACACCTTTTGTATGACCTGGTTTCTGATCCGGGTGAAATCAAAGGAATCTCTGTCATTCAGCACACTGTCAAATGAGTGTGGGTCCAACAGCACTGTCACACGGAGACCGGCAACACGCACCTGTGAGGACAGATTGTTAGTTTGCTCACCTCACCTATCCCAGAAATGTTCAGGAAAATAGTTTTTAATTAATCAGAACTTACTGTGAATATATCtccatgtttttctttcatccGGGCCAAAAACTTTGCAGCATCTTTCCCAAACTCAATGGCATGTCCCAACCATGGAATCCAACCTTTGTCCAGAGGAGGCTCATTTCTCCGCCTGTCAGTTACACGGAAATTCATATCGCAGCCGCGTTAAAGTTCGCTTCCTTTCACTTTACGTGAATCTGGCACAACAGGTTTGCATTCGCGTGAAGCAATGCCAAAAGGAGGATTTCTTTAGTTAAAAAGACAAGTGGCAAGTCGTCTTCAGTATAAATCACACTATATTTTGCCGTTAAAAGCAACCCCAAATGCTAAACATTCAATTAGTGATACAGCGTTAAAGTAGTGATTTAATATCTACTACTTTTCGttcattttaatacattttgattAGGATTAAATGCGCCAAACTTCAagaaataagtaatcagtaaagctGTAACATTTGGAAAATATGCATTTACACAGTAAACAAGCCTTATTACTATTTTATAATCTGCAAAATCAACATGTTGTAACACTTACCTTCTGCGAGTGGAGAAACGGACAACTAGTATAAGCACTCCAGTAATGACTGACAATAGTGTCCACCACATGGTTCTGTACAGCCTGGCACTCGAACTGCTCCGTGAACAATGTAGTCCATAGCCGCTGGCGACTGGCTTATATCTTTAAGCTCGGCTTAACCGTAACTACCACTTTTTAGGAAGGCGTGGAAAAGGTGTGGCCGGTGACAAACAGTTTTGCGCAATGGCCTACCTCACAAAAAGCGGTGTCAGACACTGCAAAAATCACGCATCACCGACTTCACACAGACAGAAGTGATTTAACCTGACAATTAACCATGTTTACTCTGAGCAGCTCGGCTCAAATGTACACCTTACCGAGACTGCAGCGTGACAGTGTCGCTTTCAAAGAAAAGCCGCTTGTCCGTACATTTCATAGCCGTGACATCACCGAGACAAAGCAGGTCGTGATTCCAAGGTGATGAAAGGAAGCATACTTTAAAGAGGATGTCATAAAGTTAAGGTTAGCAACGACATAGTTCAGTCCCCCTTTGGTATTGAGAAACGTTTATTTTTAGCTTCCTTTAGATGACTTACGGAGAGTCATAGAAACAAGTGGTTTTTGTTGATGACGTGTTTGTGTACCGAAACTAATGATTAATTACCTGTTTTGGAATTAGATGGCTcaggtgtgttttttcttcttttttcttttctcggCGACATCATGTTATTATCATTTTACTactaaatgacaaattaaaaatttaaaaaaaataaaaatttagcAATTTAGTCATTTTTGAACTGGTGAACCTAATTAATTATGAAGAAATTATGGCACTGGTAGCTGGTAATTTGTTGCTTGCTTATTAAACTGTATACCAGCAGAGGGTGTCATAGCTTTACCTTTCATCAGTAGCAACACAAAGTTTCAGTTCCTGTTGGCAAACATTTAAGTGTAATACGAATGATCACATCTGAATCACTGTGAATGaaactataaaaacaaagaTGCATTCCTGTTGCTTGCCTTTCAGAAACATGTATGAACTGTATCAAAGAAATGTATGGAGGTTTCCATAATGACGTCAGCAGAATACCTTATCAtacaccaaaataaaaaataaagttatgtTCAACAAAATGTATTaagggaaacaaaacaaa
This genomic interval from Oreochromis niloticus isolate F11D_XX linkage group LG5, O_niloticus_UMD_NMBU, whole genome shotgun sequence contains the following:
- the ptgis gene encoding prostacyclin synthase, translating into MWWTLLSVITGVLILVVRFSTRRRRRNEPPLDKGWIPWLGHAIEFGKDAAKFLARMKEKHGDIFTVRVAGLRVTVLLDPHSFDSVLNDRDSFDFTRIRNQVIQKVFSLQLTNIEPTSERRWMEQHFEGSSLSKLSSSMNTHLHTLLLHCHNGSEWKQEGLFDLCYSLLFRAGYLTFFQRTDNAAAAYEEFRKFDSLLTKLARGSLRREERRAVSYSQERLWELLSPHGLRGGSESSTWQKSYCDFLQQAGIDADMQKKALLLQLWTTQCNAGPAAFWLLGFLLTHPEAMEAVKSEIRGLSTRRDTSFQQPLNNLLEAHSTPVFDSVLSETLRLTAAVMIRREVVQDKILDMANGQRYHLRQGDRVCLFPFLSPQMDPQIHQEPQTFKYDRFLNEDMTVKNEFYKDGKKLKYYSLPWGAGKNSCVGKEFAVSTIKRFVFLALTHLDLELCDPEAKLPPVNPSRYGFGMLQPDGDLQVRYKLKRT